Genomic segment of Hydra vulgaris chromosome 11, alternate assembly HydraT2T_AEP:
GATAGAATAAACTGCCAAGCATAAACTGATTAatagttaaatcttttttgataaGGTTTCATAAAgtgtttagtaaaattttatgttccgtgaaatgtttttgttaaccaAGGTGGCAGCCGTTTTATAAATTGGTTTCAAAATAGTTTCGTGACACCTTCTCCTTTTTGTTAAACCTCCTTGATAAATACTcctatttagattttttaaacattttttgattttatgaataaagtatttgttaaaaagtttccGAACATAAATAAATCAGTAAAATTTCATGCCACGCTTTATTTTTTGGTAAGCTCGAGGCACAATGCCTAAATTTCCGTTGTGTCATCCATAGTTAGATGATAACACAATGGAAAACTaagcatatatgtatatatatatatatgtatatatatatatatatatatatatatatatatatatatatatacttacatacaCGTTTACACATATGCATAATAtttatcctaaaaaaaaatctttaggatCATTTGTCTAAAATCTACAATacttacaatatatttattctgGTTAGTAGCTGTTTTAAAAAAGCCATTTGGAACACTCTCAAACATCAAGGTAACAAAAGGTGGAAAGAAATATTCTAATGTGATATTATAACCATACCCAATTAACTCAAAAGATAAGTTAAGCATATttctaaatcataaataaaaacaaaaaacttttaaatcgattacttacttataaataaatataagcgCTTCGTTTTGAACTCTATCATCAAACCTAGcacatgcatttttttttgtttatgcatGACTACTTAAAAGTTTATTCTGGCTTTAAAAACATTCTGTTGAATTTTAATCATAACAAAGATTCTTACCTGTTAACTAACCCATGCATGCAGCCATCGATATATGTACCtaaataaaaggttttatataTGCTCGAATAAATAGagatcttttagaaaaaaaaatactttaatttattttcaaaaactttaataaatttaaagtgcatttaaatttaaacaaaaaataatgtcatgtatgaaattatttttttttattttatgttgcaCAAACAACTTGACATGgtgtgaaaaaaacaataaaaagtctgcatgttttgaataaaatatattcagtataaatataaaaaaaacctatacATTCGAGTATCAATACTTGGTATTTTTATTCGAACAAATAGGTAAAATTAAACATCgcagaaaaaaatattctttgtaCTTCCCTCTAAACCTATGaaaatcagttgtttttttatggtttttgaaaatcgttgttttaaaaatgggcTTAAgacgtaaatatatataacttgtaTTTTCTACTTAAAAGagctttaaaaagtattaaagaaacttaCTACTTTCATCAATTTGATAGTCAGATGCATTTCCAAACACATACATACCAAACTCATTTTCCACACCAGCGGTAAACGTATGAATGGTGAAGTTATGCAACAAATCAACATTAACTGAATTTCCAGAAACTTTGTATAACTTGTAATCtctattttttccatatttaactataaaacttttagataCATTTTGGATTTGTGTTGACGCATCAATTACCACATTGACCGAATATCTGGTTACCCGACGAATCGTTTTTATGTATAAATCctgaaaattttaatgataatattgtaataaaatattatttatataaatgtagcactcaaaaatgttattaattttttctttatttcaaaagtgttattaaattttttttaaattttttaaacgaatATAAATTGTTgtgatatttcaaaaaaattaatatacctGTTTGCCAATTTGCTATTATAACAACTGAAataatactgaaaataaattttgttttaacaaaatgtaaaaaagtggggtcagcaaaaaaaaatctgagtaattaaaaaagacaaacatgaaaaatgtttttagcatTAAACGTTTTTCCGAATGGCTCATTAAGACAAAGAGTTgtctttatcatattttaaaggTTACTAACCAAAAGCTTAAAATATAACCATTATTATGACTCagaacaattaaatataataaagaaaaactttacttGTTGAAAGCtgccaaatattttaaatgatcgATTTccaaatattaaattgaaatatcTAAATagttcatttgtttaaaaaaccatttaatttcTTAAACACATGCCACATGCCTGTTTCTAAATATTAGGAATTAAGGTAAAAATAGAACATAAAGCTCTTAGTAATTATAGGGACAATTTTTTGAGCATATATCAGTTTAGGCACCTGAAAACCAAGCGTAGTCAAAAATAATTGTCAAAATATCTTTAGCCTTATTGCACAGCTGCAATGCGCTAACCCTAGGTGTTTCTTAAACTTCTGATAATTACTAAGTctcaattaacttttatttctttgctgaaaataatatatatatgcaattccAATGTGAAAAATGAGtaagttatcaaatattattcttattatgtCAAGATTTAGCAAATAAATGTTGATTTAGACacatgaaagttttttttaaacatatctttagtactaaaattaatttattaagtcatttttatacTTCCGAAAATTACGGTTTTTCTCATTTTCGCATAACAAATTAAGTATCAttgcaaaatgttattttaatcatgaatttatttgcataattgaaattaatataGCGAAAAAATGGAGCTAACATGTTCAAATTGTTGGTCGTcagtttttatactttataaagtttttagattTCAAGAAAATGGCGAAggaacttttgcaatttttatgtaacaagttaacaaaaacatgataaagttttgttttttctaaaaattagttaaaaagcttaagtttttttaaaaactgaagtttTTAACAACGCGACGATATAAGGAAAACTTAATGACGTAGTTCAAAATGAAATACGTCATTAACTAATTCTTTTTTCGTCGCGTTgataaaaactttagttttttaactaatttttagttaaaaaacttaagaagGATTAGCTGCcttagttaaattaaaaaactagtttAGCTACTGgttatcaaaaagtataagcTTTTTAAGCACATATTACTCATGTCTTGTTTTGAGCATGTTCTTTAAagttaaagagatttttttttgtttacttaatattaaatttcaatttagatGTTAATCAAGTAACATACTCGAAATATTCATTGTATCATattctttaattaataattaaatctGGTAGTTTAAGGGGCAAGATACCAGATTTTAAGACTTTTGTGAACAAAGTGTACTTTGTGTATTCATTATCTAAGGAAAGTTTGTTAACTTTAAACCAGTTGTTTAGACACATTTCAATTGCCTTTGAAAATGCCTAAAAAACTCCTAGTGTAGAGTTGTTGTCATCAAATcctattaaattattgttaatcaAATCAACTACTCAATGCTCAGTGCAacaatctgttttaaaattaatttgttcatagtataaagtattatttttttaatataaatgtatattctAAATTGTGCTCTACACGGTCAAGAAGCGAAGAAAATCAGGAAAGTATTGATGCCTGAAGTTAGTTTCTATTGAACAACtgattcttttataaaaaggaaCTAAATTTGCAAACTTTAATTAATCAAGAAAGACTCAATTTTTAAGGAAAGATTAAAGATAACAAAAAGTACTTTAATGTTAAAGACTACTTTCACAACATTTGCTCTTACATTATCAagactttattttattgaaagctgataaaaaactaaacaaagcTCATCATTAGAGATTTCTTATTCGTCTATTAAAAAatcagcttttaatttttttaatttgttaattgaaGACATTTTACTGGCtcattttttccaatttctacaaaaaaaattaatattttcagttattattaccaatattttaatttaaagtcgTTTGGGgaaaatgtcaaatttttttccCTCTACTTTTTGTTAATTAGATTCTCAGTCCTTTTTGCATTTCTTAAGGCTTTATATAATAAGCTCaaacaaaacagaaaacaaaaaaaaattgcagctttttaaaaaatttacttgagccattaaagttttaataaaagtaactctagcaacttttatatttcattttgtaGTTAAAGgttgatatttttcaaaattttttgtagagCTTTTGTTTTTCCGTTCGTGATTTTGAAAGTCATCCAAGGATTATGCACATTAAGTTTTATACAACCGTTCTAGTAACCTAGGTTACTTTTCATACCACCAATCCCTGCGGTAAGATTATACCAGAAAAGAATTATGtagtcttttttataaaatatctatcagctttgcttttttttttctagtgaGTTAAATgcatacaattaaaatttattattgcctgtttatataaatctttCATAAACGGTCCATTTATTGTGGGGTTAACTGACTCAGTAACTCATTGCTCAGTTACACATAACGTATTTTTTCTACTTAATGATTTTACTTTCTTGTTATACTAGGCTTATTGGAATAtcatttgtaacttttttaatacatcaacttttatgaaatttaaatttccCTGGCCAAATTCTTCTTGCTCTCccctattaattttttttttattaattcaacaTTTAAATTACAGTTACAAgctatataaaagtaaaaatgactTACGCAAACAAAAAGAGTAAATCTTGACTCTGGAGCTAAAGCCATGTCTTGtattaattgaaattgaaaGCCATTGCGCCAAAGAAACCAATTAGGAAAGTTTGTTGACTGTATTAAAAAGTATGAATCATATGTACTATTTTGGATATAGAATGAACGATCATCGGGAACATAGTTCCATTCATATAAAGTTTggagataaaatataaaactataatgtcGAAGGTATTTATCACTGTAAATTACTGATTTAAAAGAAACTGCGCTTGGATTCCCGTTTACTCctacatttaaaagttattgttcaattttaaatttaaaaccattatactttaattttat
This window contains:
- the LOC136087614 gene encoding uncharacterized protein LOC136087614 isoform X2; the encoded protein is MQGVNGNPSAVSFKSVIYSDKYLRHYSFIFYLQTLYEWNYVPDDRSFYIQNSTYDSYFLIQSTNFPNWFLWRNGFQFQLIQDMALAPESRFTLFVCDLYIKTIRRVTRYSVNVVIDASTQIQNVSKSFIVKYGKNRDYKLYKVSGNSVNVDLLHNFTIHTFTAGVENEFGMYVFGNASDYQIDESSTYIDGCMHGLVNRNMLNLSFELIGYGYNITLEYFFPPFVTLMFESVPNGFFKTATNQNKYIFNGYFETIDVVTHNTTLKLHKTICGLPIEIPARLTFQNNISALKTITMSNKNNVPCFDDIPPNIQRDQKALPEYYGRGIYVDTENSNVYVCMNQHVESKKAACYYSNKTGYLWTGMDICVGAVIGRHLLTKELYAINRNQKTYIYFDLFYKRWLAISNHWFNEIASSNFNAHMIMNLEGDENKILYNGFNQWMGNREGLFYRNESSDTWLLKAKWHP
- the LOC136087614 gene encoding uncharacterized protein LOC136087614 isoform X3, giving the protein MPTGKFLLVPGVNGNPSAVSFKSVIYSDKYLRHYSFIFYLQTLYEWNYVPDDRSFYIQNSTYDSYFLIQSTNFPNWFLWRNGFQFQLIQDMALAPESRFTLFVCDLYIKTIRRVTRYSVNVVIDASTQIQNVSKSFIVKYGKNRDYKLYKVSGNSVNVDLLHNFTIHTFTAGVENEFGMYVFGNASDYQIDESSTYIDGCMHGLVNRNMLNLSFELIGYGYNITLEYFFPPFVTLMFESVPNGFFKTATNQNKYIFNGYFETIDVVTHNTTLKLHKTICGLPIEIPARLTFQNNISALKTITMSNKNNVPCFDDIPPNIQRDQKALPGMDICVGAVIGRHLLTKELYAINRNQKTYIYFDLFYKRWLAISNHWFNEIASSNFNAHMIMNLEGDENKILYNGFNQWMGNREGLFYRNESSDTWLLKAKWHP
- the LOC136087614 gene encoding uncharacterized protein LOC136087614 isoform X1, translated to MPTGKFLLVPGVNGNPSAVSFKSVIYSDKYLRHYSFIFYLQTLYEWNYVPDDRSFYIQNSTYDSYFLIQSTNFPNWFLWRNGFQFQLIQDMALAPESRFTLFVCDLYIKTIRRVTRYSVNVVIDASTQIQNVSKSFIVKYGKNRDYKLYKVSGNSVNVDLLHNFTIHTFTAGVENEFGMYVFGNASDYQIDESSTYIDGCMHGLVNRNMLNLSFELIGYGYNITLEYFFPPFVTLMFESVPNGFFKTATNQNKYIFNGYFETIDVVTHNTTLKLHKTICGLPIEIPARLTFQNNISALKTITMSNKNNVPCFDDIPPNIQRDQKALPEYYGRGIYVDTENSNVYVCMNQHVESKKAACYYSNKTGYLWTGMDICVGAVIGRHLLTKELYAINRNQKTYIYFDLFYKRWLAISNHWFNEIASSNFNAHMIMNLEGDENKILYNGFNQWMGNREGLFYRNESSDTWLLKAKWHP
- the LOC136087614 gene encoding uncharacterized protein LOC136087614 isoform X4, which translates into the protein MPTGKFLLVPGVNGNPSAVSFKSVIYSDKYLRHYSFIFYLQTLYEWNYVPDDRSFYIQNSTYDSYFLIQSTNFPNWFLWRNGFQFQLIQDMALAPESRFTLFVCDLYIKTIRRVTRYSVNVVIDASTQIQNVSKSFIVKYGKNRDYKLYKVSGNSVNVDLLHNFTIHTFTAGVENEFGMYVFGNASDYQIDESSTYIDGCMHGLVNRNMLNLSFELIGYGYNITLEYFFPPFVTLMFESVPNGFFKTATNQNKYIFNGYFETIDVVTHNTTLKLHKTICGLPIEIPARLTFQNNISALKTITMSNKNNVPCFDDIPPNIQRDQKALPARKLHVIIQTRLVICGQAWTFV